The following coding sequences lie in one Variovorax terrae genomic window:
- the gcvH gene encoding glycine cleavage system protein GcvH: MTVKYTQDHEWIQLEDHEAAVVGITLHAQDALGDVVFVDLPEVGKTFSQGEVAGVVESVKAAADIFMPVAGEVTEVNEALRADPALANSDPMGNGWFFKILIKDMAQFDQLMDEPDYEKFTKEA, from the coding sequence ATGACCGTCAAGTACACCCAGGATCACGAGTGGATCCAGCTCGAAGACCATGAAGCCGCCGTCGTCGGCATCACGCTGCATGCGCAGGACGCGCTGGGCGACGTGGTGTTCGTCGACCTGCCCGAAGTCGGCAAGACCTTCAGCCAGGGCGAAGTCGCCGGCGTGGTCGAGTCGGTCAAGGCCGCGGCCGACATATTCATGCCCGTGGCCGGCGAGGTCACCGAAGTCAACGAGGCCCTGCGCGCCGACCCGGCGCTGGCCAACAGCGACCCGATGGGCAACGGCTGGTTCTTCAAGATCCTGATCAAGGACATGGCCCAGTTCGACCAGCTGATGGACGAACCCGATTACGAGAAATTCACCAAAGAAGCCTGA
- a CDS encoding MerR family transcriptional regulator: protein MLLKVGELARRTGLTVRTLHHYDEIGLLKPSGRSGAGYRLYSREDVQRLHGIQALRHLGLPLHDIAQLLAGEGAQPDRIIAQQIHALDQQIVQATELRGRLALMRDGLVAGAEPDMGNWLETLGLMATFGKYFSAAELKQVFENWKRIEAEWVPLMAQVREAMDQGLAPQTPQVQRLAYRWMSLVLHWMDGDLELLHRWGHMYRQEPSAHGRHHGPPGDMFEFVETAIKLRMALLEKYVTPAQLRRLAHVSIAQWEALENRVTGLLHDGVPPGSPPGQAAVQQWSDLMDQLTRHDPVLRSKLLAASANEPLLRAGSPLSAAVRDYLQQGLPAA, encoded by the coding sequence ATGCTGCTCAAGGTCGGTGAGCTGGCAAGGCGCACCGGCCTCACGGTGCGCACCCTGCACCACTACGACGAGATCGGCCTGCTCAAGCCCTCGGGGCGCTCCGGCGCCGGCTACCGCCTGTACAGCCGCGAGGATGTGCAGCGCCTGCACGGCATCCAGGCGCTGCGGCACCTGGGGCTGCCGCTGCATGACATCGCGCAGCTGCTGGCGGGTGAAGGCGCCCAGCCCGACCGCATCATCGCGCAGCAGATTCACGCGCTGGACCAGCAGATCGTGCAGGCCACCGAGCTGCGCGGCCGCCTGGCCCTGATGCGCGATGGCCTGGTGGCCGGCGCCGAGCCCGACATGGGCAACTGGCTGGAAACGCTGGGGCTGATGGCCACCTTCGGGAAGTACTTCAGCGCCGCCGAGCTCAAACAGGTGTTCGAGAACTGGAAACGCATCGAGGCGGAGTGGGTGCCGCTGATGGCGCAGGTGCGCGAGGCCATGGACCAGGGCCTGGCACCGCAAACGCCGCAGGTGCAGCGGCTGGCCTACCGCTGGATGTCGCTGGTGCTGCACTGGATGGACGGCGATCTCGAGCTGCTCCACCGCTGGGGCCACATGTACCGCCAGGAGCCCTCGGCGCATGGCCGCCACCATGGCCCGCCCGGCGACATGTTCGAGTTCGTGGAAACCGCCATCAAGCTGCGCATGGCCCTGCTGGAAAAATACGTGACACCGGCGCAGCTGCGCCGCCTGGCCCATGTCTCCATCGCGCAGTGGGAGGCGCTGGAGAACCGCGTGACCGGTCTGCTGCACGACGGCGTGCCGCCCGGCAGCCCGCCGGGCCAGGCAGCGGTGCAGCAGTGGAGCGACTTGATGGACCAGTTGACGCGCCACGACCCGGTTCTGCGCAGCAAGCTGCTGGCGGCCTCCGCCAACGAGCCTTTGCTGCGGGCCGGCTCGCCCTTGAGCGCCGCCGTGCGCGACTACCTCCAGCAGGGCTTGCCCGCCGCCTGA
- a CDS encoding FKBP-type peptidyl-prolyl cis-trans isomerase: MRTLLCILLAGLAAAPAVLAQNAPVTTKSGLIYQSLKEGSGAAPAATDTVKVHYRGSFPDGREFDSSYKRGEPTEFPLNRVIPCWTEGVQLMKPGGKAKLTCPPAIAYGERGAGGVIPPNATLNFEIELISVKR; encoded by the coding sequence TTGCGAACCCTGTTGTGCATCTTGCTCGCCGGCCTCGCGGCCGCGCCCGCCGTCCTGGCGCAAAACGCGCCCGTCACCACCAAGAGCGGCCTGATCTACCAATCGCTCAAGGAAGGCAGCGGCGCCGCGCCCGCCGCCACCGACACGGTCAAGGTGCACTACCGCGGCAGCTTCCCCGACGGCCGCGAATTCGACAGCTCCTACAAGCGCGGCGAGCCCACCGAGTTCCCGCTCAACCGCGTGATCCCCTGCTGGACCGAAGGCGTGCAACTGATGAAGCCGGGCGGCAAGGCCAAGCTGACTTGCCCGCCGGCCATCGCCTACGGCGAGCGCGGCGCCGGCGGCGTGATTCCGCCCAATGCGACGCTGAACTTCGAGATCGAGCTGATCTCGGTGAAGCGCTAG
- the gcvP gene encoding aminomethyl-transferring glycine dehydrogenase, whose protein sequence is MLMQSAPPLRELEDPEEFIARHIGIDADDEHRMLPVIGSASRRELIEGIVPPSIRRAQPMQLPAAVTEAAALDELRAIASKNQVFKSFIGQGYYGTHTPGVILRNVLENPAWYTAYTPYQAEISQGRMEALVNFQTMVCDLTGMAVANASMLDEATAAAEAMTLARRSVKSKSNIFIVAGDCHPQTIEVIQTRARPLGLQVKVSTAAATVPQLMAEGDYFGVLVQYPATTGAIHDLRPLAGQAHAVGAALCVAADLLALTLLLPPGEWDADIVCGTTQRFGMPMGNGGPHAAYLACRDEFKRSLPGRLVGVSVDAHGNPAYRLALQTREQHIRREKATSNICTAQVLPAVVTSMYAVYHGPQGLLRIARRVACYTAVFVRGLQALGYEITNGGAFDSATIRTGDATPAIAARARQAGVNLRHRLNNHLGVSFDETSTREDIEQLWSFFARPGQALPRVADFERGIEPLIPTELRRTSAFLTHPVFNTHHSETGMLRYIRALSDKDLALDRSMIPLGSCTMKLNATSEMIPITWPEFANIHPFAPAEQLQGYAQLDAQLRDWLCQATGYAGISLQPNAGSQGEYAGLLAIKAFHEAQGQGHRNICLIPSSAHGTNPASAQMVGMQVVVTACDASGNVDLGDLAAKCAQHGDRLACVMITYPSTHGVFETQVKELCALVHQHGGRVYVDGANMNALVGVAAPGEFGGDVSHLNLHKTFCIPHGGGGPGVGPVCVVEDLVPYLPGHATAGLHSAVGAVSAAPLGNAAVLPISWMYCRMMGAAGLQQATEVAILSANYVSARLKDHYPTLYASANGHVAHECILDLRPLKETSGVTAEDVAKRLIDYGFHAPTLSFPVAGTLMVEPTESETLDELDRFIDAMIAIRQEIRRIEGGEWPQDDNPLKNAPHTAVSLLKGEWPHAYGRDTGAAVLSQTRHAKYWPPVGRVDNVYGDRNLFCSCVPIGDDD, encoded by the coding sequence ATGCTGATGCAATCCGCCCCGCCGCTTCGCGAACTCGAAGACCCCGAAGAGTTCATCGCCCGCCACATCGGCATCGACGCCGACGACGAACACCGCATGCTGCCGGTGATCGGCTCGGCCTCGCGCCGCGAACTGATCGAGGGCATCGTGCCGCCGTCGATCCGGCGGGCGCAGCCCATGCAGCTGCCCGCGGCCGTGACCGAGGCGGCGGCGCTGGACGAGCTGCGCGCGATCGCATCGAAGAACCAGGTGTTCAAGAGCTTCATCGGCCAGGGCTACTACGGCACCCACACGCCGGGCGTGATCCTGCGCAACGTGCTGGAGAACCCGGCCTGGTACACCGCCTACACGCCCTACCAGGCCGAGATCAGCCAGGGCCGCATGGAGGCGCTGGTCAACTTCCAGACCATGGTCTGCGACCTGACCGGCATGGCCGTCGCCAACGCTTCCATGCTCGACGAGGCCACGGCCGCCGCCGAGGCCATGACGCTGGCCAGGCGCAGCGTCAAGAGCAAGAGCAACATCTTCATCGTGGCCGGCGACTGCCATCCGCAGACCATCGAGGTGATCCAGACCCGGGCCCGGCCGCTCGGGCTGCAGGTCAAGGTCAGCACCGCGGCCGCCACCGTGCCGCAGCTGATGGCCGAGGGCGACTACTTCGGCGTGCTGGTGCAGTACCCGGCCACCACCGGCGCCATCCATGACCTGCGCCCGCTGGCGGGCCAGGCCCACGCGGTGGGCGCGGCGCTGTGCGTGGCGGCCGACCTGCTGGCGCTGACCCTGCTGCTGCCGCCCGGCGAGTGGGATGCCGACATCGTCTGCGGCACCACCCAGCGCTTCGGCATGCCCATGGGCAACGGCGGCCCGCACGCAGCCTACCTGGCCTGCCGCGACGAGTTCAAGCGCTCGCTGCCGGGCCGGCTGGTCGGCGTGAGCGTGGACGCGCACGGCAACCCGGCCTACCGCCTCGCGCTGCAGACGCGCGAGCAGCACATCCGCCGCGAGAAAGCCACCTCCAACATCTGCACGGCGCAGGTGCTGCCGGCCGTGGTGACCAGCATGTACGCGGTCTACCACGGCCCGCAGGGCCTGCTGCGCATCGCGCGGCGCGTGGCCTGCTACACCGCGGTCTTCGTGCGCGGGCTGCAGGCCCTGGGCTACGAAATCACCAACGGCGGCGCCTTCGACTCGGCCACCATCCGCACCGGCGACGCCACCCCCGCCATCGCCGCCCGGGCTCGCCAGGCCGGCGTCAACCTGCGCCACCGGCTGAACAACCACCTGGGCGTGTCGTTCGACGAGACCAGCACGCGCGAGGACATCGAGCAGCTCTGGTCATTCTTCGCCCGGCCCGGCCAGGCGCTGCCGCGCGTGGCCGATTTCGAGCGCGGCATCGAGCCGCTGATTCCCACCGAGCTGCGCCGCACCAGCGCCTTCCTCACGCACCCGGTGTTCAACACGCACCACAGCGAGACCGGCATGCTGCGCTACATCCGCGCGCTGTCCGACAAGGATCTCGCGCTGGACCGCAGCATGATCCCGCTGGGCAGCTGCACCATGAAGCTCAACGCCACCAGCGAGATGATCCCCATCACCTGGCCGGAGTTCGCCAACATCCACCCGTTCGCGCCCGCCGAGCAGTTGCAGGGCTACGCCCAGCTCGATGCCCAGCTGCGCGACTGGCTGTGCCAGGCCACCGGCTACGCCGGCATCAGCCTGCAGCCCAATGCCGGCTCGCAGGGCGAGTACGCGGGCCTGCTCGCGATCAAGGCCTTCCATGAGGCGCAGGGCCAGGGCCACCGCAACATCTGCCTGATCCCCTCCTCCGCGCACGGCACCAACCCGGCCAGCGCCCAGATGGTGGGCATGCAGGTGGTGGTGACGGCCTGCGACGCCAGCGGCAACGTGGACCTGGGCGACCTCGCCGCCAAGTGCGCGCAGCACGGCGACAGATTGGCCTGCGTGATGATCACCTACCCGAGCACGCACGGCGTGTTCGAAACCCAGGTCAAGGAACTCTGCGCGCTGGTGCACCAGCATGGCGGACGCGTCTACGTGGACGGCGCCAACATGAACGCGCTGGTGGGCGTGGCCGCGCCCGGCGAGTTCGGCGGCGACGTGAGCCACCTGAACCTGCACAAGACCTTCTGCATCCCGCACGGCGGCGGCGGCCCCGGCGTCGGCCCGGTGTGCGTGGTGGAAGACCTCGTGCCCTACCTGCCCGGCCACGCCACGGCGGGCCTGCATTCGGCGGTGGGAGCCGTCTCGGCCGCGCCGCTGGGCAACGCCGCGGTGCTGCCGATCAGCTGGATGTACTGCCGCATGATGGGCGCCGCCGGCCTGCAGCAGGCCACCGAGGTGGCGATCCTTTCCGCCAACTACGTCAGCGCGCGCCTGAAGGACCACTACCCTACGCTGTACGCCAGCGCCAACGGCCATGTGGCGCACGAGTGCATCCTCGACCTGCGCCCGCTCAAGGAAACCAGCGGCGTGACGGCCGAGGACGTGGCCAAGCGCCTGATCGACTACGGCTTCCATGCGCCGACGCTGAGCTTCCCGGTGGCCGGCACGCTGATGGTGGAGCCGACCGAGAGCGAGACGCTCGACGAGCTCGACCGCTTCATCGACGCCATGATCGCGATCCGCCAGGAAATCCGCCGCATCGAGGGCGGCGAGTGGCCGCAGGACGACAACCCGCTGAAGAACGCGCCGCACACCGCCGTGAGCCTGCTCAAGGGCGAGTGGCCCCACGCCTATGGCCGCGACACCGGCGCCGCCGTGCTGAGCCAGACCCGGCACGCCAAGTACTGGCCGCCGGTGGGCCGCGTGGACAACGTGTACGGCGACCGCAACCTGTTCTGCAGCTGCGTGCCGATCGGCGACGACGACTGA